The following coding sequences lie in one Antricoccus suffuscus genomic window:
- the folE gene encoding GTP cyclohydrolase I FolE: MSALQTSSVEPDERRIHAVDPGRAAPTIEHDAARAAVRQLLTALGQDVDSEELRDTPRRVADAYAEMLTPALFNVTTFPNDGEYDELVLVRDIPVQSLCAHHLLPFTGTAHVAYLPGERIVGLSKLARAVEMFARGLQVQERLTTQISGWLEEVLAPKGVGVVIEAEHMCMTMRGVQARGTRTLTSSLRGLIHDDARTRSEFLALTRHT, encoded by the coding sequence CATCGGTCGAGCCCGACGAACGACGCATCCACGCCGTCGACCCCGGCCGCGCCGCACCCACGATCGAGCACGACGCGGCGCGCGCCGCCGTACGGCAACTGCTCACGGCTCTGGGTCAAGACGTCGACAGCGAAGAGTTGCGAGACACCCCGCGAAGAGTCGCCGACGCATACGCCGAGATGCTCACGCCCGCGCTGTTCAACGTGACCACATTTCCCAACGACGGCGAGTACGACGAGCTCGTGCTGGTGCGCGACATCCCGGTGCAGTCGCTGTGCGCGCATCACCTGCTGCCGTTCACCGGTACGGCGCACGTCGCCTACCTCCCGGGCGAACGCATCGTCGGGCTGTCCAAACTGGCCCGCGCCGTGGAGATGTTCGCGCGCGGACTGCAGGTGCAAGAGCGTCTCACCACCCAGATCAGCGGCTGGCTGGAGGAGGTGCTCGCGCCGAAAGGTGTCGGCGTGGTCATCGAGGCCGAGCACATGTGCATGACGATGCGCGGCGTACAGGCCCGCGGGACCCGCACACTCACCTCATCGCTGCGCGGCCTGATCCACGATGACGCGCGCACCCGCTCGGAGTTCCTGGCCCTCACCCGCCATACGTAA
- a CDS encoding citrate synthase/methylcitrate synthase codes for MTSTASAPTGAPPQVVVPRGLKGVVVTDTEVGDVRGTEGFYHYRQYSAVDLAMSRSFEDVWHLFLYGELPGARDRAEFAARVGKLRRLPDVVREALPAIARGSLASGPLAGLRTALSLAGAAAGFQPVYDLGPEQRLEDALACCAMTPTVLAALYRLGAGEEPIEPDEQLGHCADYLRMFTGRTPEPAHAAAIEKYMICAIDHGFNASTFTSRVIASTGADVAACLVGAVGALSGPLHGGAPSRALDTLDAIGTPDRIEPWIRERVVAGDRIMGFGHPVYRTQDPRSKMLREIAQEFGGPLVDFAVEVERQVERLLAELKPGRELHTNVEFFAGVVMELCGVPRAMFTPTFAAARVLGWSANVLEQATDSKIIRPIARYVGPPPPQPVPAA; via the coding sequence ATGACGAGCACAGCTTCCGCGCCCACCGGCGCGCCGCCCCAGGTCGTCGTACCCCGCGGACTCAAGGGTGTCGTCGTCACCGATACCGAGGTGGGCGACGTACGCGGGACCGAAGGGTTCTATCACTATCGGCAGTACTCGGCCGTTGACCTGGCGATGTCTCGGTCGTTCGAGGACGTCTGGCACCTGTTCCTGTACGGCGAGCTGCCAGGTGCTCGCGATCGCGCGGAGTTTGCCGCGCGAGTTGGCAAGCTACGACGGCTGCCGGACGTCGTACGGGAGGCCTTGCCGGCGATCGCTCGTGGGTCGCTGGCTTCTGGGCCACTCGCCGGTCTGCGTACGGCGTTGTCGCTGGCCGGAGCTGCCGCCGGGTTTCAGCCGGTCTACGACCTTGGTCCCGAACAGCGCCTCGAGGACGCGCTCGCTTGCTGCGCGATGACGCCGACGGTCCTCGCCGCGCTGTATCGACTCGGCGCCGGCGAAGAGCCGATCGAACCGGACGAGCAGTTGGGTCACTGTGCCGACTACCTGCGAATGTTCACCGGTCGCACCCCAGAGCCCGCGCACGCCGCGGCGATTGAGAAGTACATGATCTGCGCGATCGACCACGGATTCAATGCCTCGACGTTCACCTCGCGGGTCATTGCCTCGACCGGCGCTGACGTCGCGGCCTGCCTCGTAGGAGCCGTCGGAGCGCTCTCTGGCCCGTTGCACGGTGGCGCGCCGAGTCGTGCTCTGGACACCCTCGACGCGATCGGTACGCCGGACCGCATCGAACCGTGGATACGCGAACGGGTCGTCGCCGGTGACCGGATCATGGGCTTCGGACATCCGGTGTATCGCACGCAGGACCCGCGCTCGAAGATGCTGCGCGAAATCGCGCAAGAGTTCGGCGGGCCGCTCGTCGACTTCGCGGTCGAGGTCGAGCGTCAGGTCGAGCGGCTGCTTGCCGAGCTCAAGCCGGGCCGCGAGCTGCACACGAACGTCGAGTTCTTCGCCGGCGTGGTGATGGAGTTGTGCGGCGTACCGCGGGCCATGTTCACCCCGACGTTCGCTGCCGCGCGGGTGCTCGGCTGGAGCGCTAACGTCCTCGAGCAGGCCACCGACTCCAAGATCATTCGGCCGATCGCGCGGTACGTCGGACCGCCACCACCGCAGCCGGTCCCGGCGGCCTGA